Proteins encoded within one genomic window of Eurosta solidaginis isolate ZX-2024a chromosome 1, ASM4086904v1, whole genome shotgun sequence:
- the CtsF gene encoding cathepsin F isoform X1 has product MRLAVGAAVAVFVLSLLAVHVAAEESSAVETEGQLQPVSEDPVKYVHVLNPGEREYLSPNLIGVQNIAMTFLPLTMNFVNIIDAFREIVDGVRYEIHLNAIDTKAKEAEVICRLVIIEKPWLRTEWGDKVRELRASNCTSEEDNLTDPAARSKALNDKYTRNAIFNGGIRNELADDDMSKLESQILPMPFSTNALKRRETPGSSVAKPISTTTAATVTAAEVSRTTSTTITAVTTPEQLSSDDVTEYADVATTSAPTVATVVDAYDEDSVAETTTTVPVLTQAEMKWLDDFLSVGALNFEDTQRERQKTEQLAVTSGNLNDDDAASESASSNYVQQERSDEHQLKEGENSFAETLAQEQIHTRSKRSNDNLPGGISKLESKDAEERLQASLDKLAAGDGPNYRISKIYSATTQVVSGSLTKIDAELIDETDAKERCNIKIWSQPWLPNGIEVTFKCPTKELVKRRHSRSVEQLEKKTHKKRNHHSLDKSEHLFSKFQIKYNRQYHTVLERQMRLRIFKQNLQTIKELNRNEMGSAKYGITEFADLTSTEYKQRTGLLPRPQGAVSKNTPAVIPNVALPKEFDWREKGVISKVKNQGVCGSCWAFSVTGNVEGLHAVKTGKLEEYSEQELLDCDTTDSACQGGLMDQAYEAIQHIGGLELESEYPYEGHKNKCNFSKSKVHVKVKGGVDLPKNETAIAQWLITNGPISIGINANAMQFYRGGVSHPWKALCSKKDLDHGVLIVGYGVSDYPMFKKSLPYWIVKNSWGPKWGEQGYYRVYRGDNTCGVGEMASSAVLDD; this is encoded by the exons TACACGTATTAAATCCCGGCGAACGTGAATATCTATCACCCAACTTGATTGGCGTACAAAATATCGCCATGACATTCCTACCGCTTACTATGAACTTCGTCAACATCATCGATGCGTTTCGGGAAATTGTGGATGGGGTACGCTACGAGATACACCTAAACGCCATTGATACCAAAGCAAAAGAGGCTGAAGTCATATGTCGCTTGGTGATAATTGAAAAACCATGGCTGCGTACCGAATGGGGTGATAAAGTGCGTGAATTACGTGCTTCCAATTGTACCAGCGAAGAGGATAATTTGACGGATCCGGCAGCGCGCAGCAAAGCTTTAAATGATAAATATACAAGAAATGCGATCTTTAATGGTGGCATACGCAATGAGTTGGCCGATGATGATATGTCTAAATTAGAATCACAAATTTTACCAATGCCGTTCTCAACGAATGCTCTAAAACGTCGTGAAACACCAGGAAGTAGCGTCGCCAAACCCATCTCAACTACGACTGCAGCTACCGTTACAGCGGCGGAGGTATCGCGTACTACAAGCACGACCATTACAGCGGTAACAACACCTGAACAATTGAGTAGTGATGATGTGACAGAGTATGCGGATGTTGCAACGACGTCAGCGCCAACTGTAGCGACAGTCGTTGATGCTTATGATGAAGATAGCGTAGCAGAAACTACTACAACCGTACCCGTACTCACACAAGCAGAAATGAAATGGTTAGATGATTTCCTATCAGTTGGTGCTCTAAATTTTGAGGACACTCAACGTGAAAGACAAAAAACCGAACAGCTAGCAGTTACCAGTGGAAATTTGAATGATGACGATGCCGCTAGTGAGAGTGCTTCCAGTAATTATGTACAACAAGAGCGAAGCGATGAGCATCAGCTGAAGGAGGGAGAAAATTCATTTGCTGAGACATTGGCGCAAGAACAG ATTCATACCCGTTCTAAGCGTAGTAACGATAACCTACCTGGTGGTATAAGCAAACTTGAAAGTAAAGATGCCGAAGAACGTCTGCAAGCTTCACTCGATAAATTAGCGGCTGGTGATGGTCCAAATTACAG aaTTTCGAAAATTTACTCAGCCACTACGCAAGTCGTTTCGGGCAGTTTAACTAAAATTGATGCTGAGCTCATTGATGAGACTGATGCTAAGGAACGTTGTAACATCAAAATCTGGTCACAGCCATGGCTGCCTAATGGCATTGAAGTCACTTTCAAGTGTCCCACTAAGGAATTGGTAAAACGTCGTCATAGTCGTTCGGTAGAGCAGTTGGAAAAGAAGACACACAAGAAACGCAATCATCATAGCTTGGACAAAAGTGAACATTTATTTAGTAAATTCCAAATAAAATATAATCGTCAATATCACACTGTATTGGAACGTCAAATGCGTTTGagaattttcaaacaaaatttgcaAACCATAAAAGAGTTGAATCGTAATGAAATGG GTAGCGCCAAATATGGCATAACCGAATTTGCTGATCTTACTAGCACCGAATATAAACAACGCACCGGTTTATTGCCACGTCCACAGGGTGCAGTAAGCAAAAATACGCCTGCTGTCATTCCTAATGTAGCGCTGCCAAAGGAATTTGATTGGCGTGAGAAAGGTGTAATCTCGAAGGTGAAAAATCAAGGCGTTTGCGGTTCGTGTTGGGCTTTCAGTGTTACAGGCAACGTAGAGGGTTTGCATGCGGTAAAGACTGGTAAATTGGAGGAATATTCTGAGCAGGAATTGCTTGATTGTGATACCACTGATTCTGCATGTCAAGGTGGTTTGATGGATCAGGCTTACGA AGCCATACAACATATTGGTGGTTTGGAATTGGAATCCGAATATCCATACGAGGGTCATAAGAATAAATGTAATTTCAGCAAGTCAAAGGTGCATGTCAAAGTAAAGGGTGGCGTTGATTTGCCCAAAAATGAAACAGCCATAGCACAATGGCTCATTACGAATGGTCCTATTTCGATTG GTATCAACGCCAATGCTATGCAATTCTATCGTGGTGGCGTCTCACATCCATGGAAAGCTCTCTGCTCCAAAAAGGATCTCGATCATGGTGTACTAATTGTTGGTTATGGTGTATCTGATTATCCAATGTTTAAGAAGAGTCTACCCTATTGGATTGTGAAGAATTCATGGGGACCGAAATGGGGTGAACAAGGTTACTATCGCGTTTATCGTGGCGATAATACTTGTGGTGTCGGCGAAATGGCCTCTTCAGCGGTGCTAGATGATTGA
- the CtsF gene encoding cathepsin F isoform X2, with translation MRLAVGAAVAVFVLSLLAVHVAAEESSAVETEIHTRSKRSNDNLPGGISKLESKDAEERLQASLDKLAAGDGPNYRISKIYSATTQVVSGSLTKIDAELIDETDAKERCNIKIWSQPWLPNGIEVTFKCPTKELVKRRHSRSVEQLEKKTHKKRNHHSLDKSEHLFSKFQIKYNRQYHTVLERQMRLRIFKQNLQTIKELNRNEMGSAKYGITEFADLTSTEYKQRTGLLPRPQGAVSKNTPAVIPNVALPKEFDWREKGVISKVKNQGVCGSCWAFSVTGNVEGLHAVKTGKLEEYSEQELLDCDTTDSACQGGLMDQAYEAIQHIGGLELESEYPYEGHKNKCNFSKSKVHVKVKGGVDLPKNETAIAQWLITNGPISIGINANAMQFYRGGVSHPWKALCSKKDLDHGVLIVGYGVSDYPMFKKSLPYWIVKNSWGPKWGEQGYYRVYRGDNTCGVGEMASSAVLDD, from the exons ATTCATACCCGTTCTAAGCGTAGTAACGATAACCTACCTGGTGGTATAAGCAAACTTGAAAGTAAAGATGCCGAAGAACGTCTGCAAGCTTCACTCGATAAATTAGCGGCTGGTGATGGTCCAAATTACAG aaTTTCGAAAATTTACTCAGCCACTACGCAAGTCGTTTCGGGCAGTTTAACTAAAATTGATGCTGAGCTCATTGATGAGACTGATGCTAAGGAACGTTGTAACATCAAAATCTGGTCACAGCCATGGCTGCCTAATGGCATTGAAGTCACTTTCAAGTGTCCCACTAAGGAATTGGTAAAACGTCGTCATAGTCGTTCGGTAGAGCAGTTGGAAAAGAAGACACACAAGAAACGCAATCATCATAGCTTGGACAAAAGTGAACATTTATTTAGTAAATTCCAAATAAAATATAATCGTCAATATCACACTGTATTGGAACGTCAAATGCGTTTGagaattttcaaacaaaatttgcaAACCATAAAAGAGTTGAATCGTAATGAAATGG GTAGCGCCAAATATGGCATAACCGAATTTGCTGATCTTACTAGCACCGAATATAAACAACGCACCGGTTTATTGCCACGTCCACAGGGTGCAGTAAGCAAAAATACGCCTGCTGTCATTCCTAATGTAGCGCTGCCAAAGGAATTTGATTGGCGTGAGAAAGGTGTAATCTCGAAGGTGAAAAATCAAGGCGTTTGCGGTTCGTGTTGGGCTTTCAGTGTTACAGGCAACGTAGAGGGTTTGCATGCGGTAAAGACTGGTAAATTGGAGGAATATTCTGAGCAGGAATTGCTTGATTGTGATACCACTGATTCTGCATGTCAAGGTGGTTTGATGGATCAGGCTTACGA AGCCATACAACATATTGGTGGTTTGGAATTGGAATCCGAATATCCATACGAGGGTCATAAGAATAAATGTAATTTCAGCAAGTCAAAGGTGCATGTCAAAGTAAAGGGTGGCGTTGATTTGCCCAAAAATGAAACAGCCATAGCACAATGGCTCATTACGAATGGTCCTATTTCGATTG GTATCAACGCCAATGCTATGCAATTCTATCGTGGTGGCGTCTCACATCCATGGAAAGCTCTCTGCTCCAAAAAGGATCTCGATCATGGTGTACTAATTGTTGGTTATGGTGTATCTGATTATCCAATGTTTAAGAAGAGTCTACCCTATTGGATTGTGAAGAATTCATGGGGACCGAAATGGGGTGAACAAGGTTACTATCGCGTTTATCGTGGCGATAATACTTGTGGTGTCGGCGAAATGGCCTCTTCAGCGGTGCTAGATGATTGA
- the LOC137251136 gene encoding uncharacterized protein, which produces MRSKLTGLTFNCKLNETQIEKIIITKRKNNLKYNLKTEKMKLRWEDNYVYHIINKVQNAGFIWNHTLPAYKLKYKKQQFWIELVKEMNSIFTPNVPFQYDEVTHKWCNLKSYFSTEKQRIENARRSGASVDERSPWKFYDSLKFLVVVSQHTPSVNNFNKRSLEVLRQESKDDLDDCIEFLDEDISAEQFNSASQPLEAIGATDANSFRCSPFTIRYQ; this is translated from the exons ATGCGCTCAAAATTAACTGGGTTGACGTTTAATTGTAAACTGAACGAAACtcaaattgaaaaaataattattacaaaaaggaaaaataatttgaaatacaatttaaaaacagaaaaaatgaaaTTAAGATGGGAAGACAATTACGTCTACCATATTATTAATAAAGTTCAAAACGCGGGATTTATTTGGAACCACACGCTTCCTGCATATAAACTGAAATACAAAAAGCAACAATTTTGGATTGAGCTGGTGAAGGAAATGAATTCAATATTCACTCCCAATGTACCATTCCAATACG ATGAAGTTACGCATAAGTGGTGCAACTTAAAATCGTACTTTAGTACAGAGAAGCAGCGGATAGAGAATGCAAGACGAAGTGGAGCAAGCGTTGATGAGAGGAGTCCCTGGAAATTTTATGACTCCTTGAAATTCCTGGTCGTCGTGAGCCAGCATACACCGTCggtgaataatttcaataaaagaaGTTTGGAG gttCTCAGACAAGAAAGCAAAGATGATCTCGACGACTGCATTGAATTCTTAGATGAAGATATCAGCGCGGAACAGTTTAACTCTGCTAGCCAGCCATTAGAAGCCATCGGCGCTACCGATGCAAATAGTTTCCGATGTAGTCCTTTCACCATTAGGTACCAATGA